Part of the Archocentrus centrarchus isolate MPI-CPG fArcCen1 chromosome 4, fArcCen1, whole genome shotgun sequence genome is shown below.
acaaatacaaaagccgcaacacaaatacaaaagctacaacacaaatgcaaatgccgcaacacaaatacaaaagcccgcaacacaaattacaaaagccacaaaacaaatacaaaagccgcaacacaatacaaaagccgcaacacaaatacaaaagctacaacaaaaacaatacaaagctacaacacaaatacaaaagccgcaacacaaatacaaaagccgcaacacaaatacaaagccacaacacaaatacaaaagccgcaacataaatacaaaagccacaaacaaatacaaaagccgcaaacacaaatacaaaagccgcaacacaaatacaaaagctacaacacaaatacaaaagctacaacacaaatacaaaagccgcaacacacaaatacaaaagccgcaacacaaatacaaagccgcaaaacaaatacaaaacccgcaacacaaatacaaaagctgcaacacaaatacaaaagctgcaacacaaatacaaaagccgcaacacaaatacaaaagctacaaacacaaatgcaaatgccgcaacacaaatacaaaagccgcaacacaaatacaaaagccacaaaacaatacaaaagccgcaacacaaatacaaaagccgcaacacaataCAAAAGCTAcaccacaaatacaaaagctgcaacacaaattacaaaagctgcaaaacaaatacaaaagccgcaaaacaaatacaaagctacaacacaaatacaaaacccgcaacacaaatacaaaagctgcaacacaaTACAAAACCCACAACGGATATAGAAAACCAAATATGTCATTGAATTTACTAatataatcaatcaatcaacctCCAACACAACATGGTACTCTGCAAAATATGGAAGAAAACTATTCGTGCTAAACAGCAAACGTGCACGCCATCGAGTATGACCAGGTATGAGAAGATAGTAGCAACTGCTGATGTTAGAcctaaatgtaaacaaatgactcagTCCAGCATGATAGCTGCACTCCACATGACAGCAAGAGCAAACAGAGGATGGAAATTACTGAATTACTTACTGAAAATACAATATTCCAgttagaaaacatttttgttttatcacGTGACAATACTGTGCAGCCCCTGAACAGTTACAAAGGTTAAGTTACTTTGATTCTTGTTAAACTAAAATGTTAGGTAGTTTTTTGTTCTTAAAATTTTCATGGAAAACACTTCCTAGGCTACTTTTGTGGTGACATTGACTTATGCTGTGTCACTGCATTACATTGCATtaccatgctgctgctgctgctggcaccttgttAAAACAGATTCACACTTTGAATTAGgtttgtgtgtcatcagtgacagcagctcacttgaaaagaaggatggaaacTGCCTTTTATTTACTTATAAATGCTGCAAGCTGTAGGCATTAATAAAATGttcagtatttctttttctataTCATCAGAAATACAGTTTTTGCAAACTTTCTTGAAATATCGTGGCATAATTTTGAGGTTGCGCACCCCTACTCACAGgacaggtgtgaatgtgcaaCAGAGTGcgaagtggtggtggtgggggttccTTAAGGACCCAGCTTCCCACCAGTTATTAACTTGACCTTTCCTAATGGGATTAACCAGCAAGCCAATAACTCAGTGATAGCAGTATTTTGATACCAGTACTTAGAATATCTGAATCGTTCACATTTTCCACCATATTCCGCAAAGTGACTGTAAGCCATGATATGTACATAAGTGTGAAAATCAGTAGCAGCAAAAAACTGACACTGATTTTCACAAATATGTGACCTTTGTTACAATTGACTCGTAATATTTAACTTACTAGTTGGACATTTTTATTGTCTTCATGCAAACATCGCTTAAGCCATTATTACTACTAGGTCACAGTCACAGTCAAAAGAAGAGCTGACAACAGGCATGAATACAGGTGTGCCTTGAAATTTTTAGCTTGCCCTCTGGTGTGCTTTGGGGGAACTGTTGCTCAAACCAAACCTGTTTGATTCCACTGTGATGGtgtgcagaggcaaaactacagaaATTATGTTATTGTCCAAAAATTTATTGACCTAATTGGTATGTGGAAAAGGCTTTATACCCATATATCTTATACACTGTCAATAATTTTCATAAAGATAGAATTTATTACACAATGATTGTATAGGTTACAGTACAGATATTTGGTTTTTGCTAATTACAAGTTTAAAGTCTTAAAGTTTCAGTTTGGGAACTTTAAGTTTTGCCACTTCCACACACAGTTTATCTCGGCCCTGAATGACGAGAATTTAAGTAGTAATTTTCTCTGGAATTCTCTGAGAGCATGCTTTATTGTGTGCCATCTGACCCAGTAATTGAGTTTGGATTACATTTGGACTGCATTGTTCTTTGTCTGtatgacaaataaagctctaaGCATTGACAGTAAGATGTAGCCATCGTACTTGCTTTTAGTATTCAGACTGTGAGTCAATATATATGATTTCCTATCTGTTCACCATACAGGGCATTGAAATAAGCTAAAAACAAATATCCCctctcttctctatccacagctgtaATTTTACCCACAATATGGAGTTACTTGCAGACTCTGGATGCAGCACCTTACTTCCTGGGATTGGTCCTGTCAGCATTCAGCCTGAGTGGCCTACTGTCCGGACCGCTGTTTGGCCACTGGTCTGACAGAACACGATCAACAAAGAAGATCATATTGTTTGCCAACATCTTTGAGATAGTTGGTGAGTCCACACTTCTCACATAATTCCTAATATCCACCAATCCTGCAAACAGGGTTTCTGTTTGAACCGCAGCTATACTggggtgtgtatatatatatatatatatatatatatatatatatatatatatatatatatatatatatatatatatatataaattccatattcactttttgttttgtctttttactgCCCAGGTAATTTATGTACTTGATGGGCTACTCAAAGTGGCTTCTACTGTCAAGCAGATTGGTAGCAGGTGAGTCTTTATAAAGTAACACTAGAACTGAGAATCATGTTACAGACttaatgacaaaaatatatGTTGGTCATACTGAAGAGCATACCTTGGagagatcatgttagtttaaaagaaaattaagtGGGAAATTCTAAATATTTAGAATAACAGTTCTTTAATAACTAGAAAATACTGGGATACATTATTTACTTCAAGATGTACTTCCTGTATTTGTTACAGTTTCCAGTAGCACCCACAAATTTTAACATGGTGCAATATACTGCTCCAAAGTTTGGAGTCACTTCATTTTCACGTAAACTCGTACTTTTATTCATCAAGTGAGGTGCAAactaaatatgaaatattgtcaAGACTTTGTCAAGACAAGAAATTATAATCCTTTAAAAGGACTTAttaaaaatccttaaaaaaatttccATCATGGTCTGCTTTTGTCTAAGAATTGTCCATTTGCAGCAACAGCATCCTTGCATAGCTTGGTTACTTTGTTGTGGTAATCTGGGGAAATTTCACCCCATGCTTCCTCAAGCATCTCTCATCGAGTtcccacagcagctcagtggcgttgagatctggtgactgtgctggccacttcattatagaaaaaaatgCCAACTGATTACTTCTCTAAATAGTTCATGTTCAGTTAATATTTGGAGCTTTGGTTTGGGTCATTGTCCCATTGTGGGAGAAAATTGGCTCCAAGTGGCTCCACTAAATTAACATTCACAGCGTATGACTTGTATTGCAAAAAGTGATAGCATTCATTCTTGAGAATCCCTTCATCCTGTACAAATCCCTCACTCATGACTGCCAAGACATTCGTAGGAACCACTCTGCTAGTTGAAGACCTGTAAAGCAGTTTGTCAGAGTAGAAACTTTTCTCTGGTTTTGTGAAGTTGCTTTGTGTTACCTTCTTGTTTTCTAGTAATTCCCAACTGCCTACATCTCTTAGAACAGGAATACTGTCAAGCTTCAGaggaaagtttcttttttttaagtttaagaaTACAGTCAAATCAACTCTAAAAGGCTCCAGATATTCAATAAGCCAAATACATTTCACCTGTTCTAacaagtttttttaaaaatgtttttattacttgtgcttttaacatttaaaatttgcattagtTAACATAATTTGCCATCTGTGACCATTTATGATAACTGAAaggcattttaaataaaaaaaaatgtttttctttgtcatttctaAATGACTCCCAGcatttcagtattaatttagtagaataacaataaaatatcatttcttatcttttttttaaacaaactatTTTAATAGCTAGAAAGCAGTACTtcaggtttattttttgtttgtttcccagGCATCGGTGCAGGTGTTAGCTCGTCCATCTTGGCTTCTTAACCAGGAGTACGGCCCAGAGGACCGTGCCACTGTATTTGCTGCTTTCATGGCGTGTCGGCAGGCCGGCCTTGTGATTGGTCAGTGCACATTAAAGACTATATGATGATCATCTGAGTTGAATTATTATAAATCTTAATGGTTTGGTTGACTCTGCTTTTTATCCAGATCATGTAGAAGGATTAGAATAGATCTGTGGTCACATGTGGTTAATGTTCATAGTTTAACTTTGTGTTTAACACAGGTCCAGCATTTAAACATCTTTCTGAGATTGTTGTGATTTCCACATGGGTCCCTTTGTAATCAATAAATATACTGGCCCCCGGGGTAAGATTAAATATATGTCAGTGCACCTTATAAGAAGGTGTTTTCAGATTTTTGATACATTCTTCGATCCTCATCTGTGGACTGCTGTAACTTTGTTCATCCACCCCTTGCAGCTGTTTATGTGTCTGCTGTGGATTCTCCTTCAATTCGTGGTTGTTTCCTGACTGTGGACCTGCCACCCCTTGAGAAGGGGAAGGCCAGGAATAATTGACGAGAAACAACCGAGAGAAAGAGAATGGGGTTGTGGAAGATTAGGGAAGAGAGCGATGAAGAGGAAAGCCTCTAATAGTGTCTCAGGAGCTGATGGGGTCCTACGGCTCTGTCTTGGCATTCCAGTCCACCCAGGAACACCACGTTGAATCATATTTACTTCACCTAACTCTCCTGTAGACTCTACTTCACCAGTAGAGGCTTCTGGTGCCTTTAAGAATTTTCAGCATTTCTCGAGGTCAGTAGTTCATGTGATTGATGGCTGGGTGCCTTGCCTGTTTGTTCATCTCTTTTCTAATCTATTTCTTCAAAGGCATAACCAGATTGGATTACCTTCTTCTCCACAGAGCGTCTCTTTTCATCTAACAAACCATTTTCAGAATCACTCTGTACAGTTTTAGTATTTCTCTCTCATGCCATTCAGCCTTAGATTCTGGAAAATATATTTCCATTCTCTTTGTATTAGAGTTCCTGAGAGAAGAAGTGATTGTGCTGCTGGCTGCCCAATTTGTCACCTTCTTCAATCAAACAGCTCTGGAGGTGCACTAAaggcacacacagactgatgcacacatacacattaagTTATCTGTGTTCAGTGAATCTTTTCTTAATCTTAATAATTCTAAACCAAGAGAAATCATATAAAGTCATATACAGTTTTACTAATGTTTACTTTGCCAATGTACATAATGAGACTAAATGAT
Proteins encoded:
- the LOC115778857 gene encoding LOW QUALITY PROTEIN: major facilitator superfamily domain-containing protein 8-like (The sequence of the model RefSeq protein was modified relative to this genomic sequence to represent the inferred CDS: inserted 4 bases in 4 codons; substituted 2 bases at 2 genomic stop codons), whose protein sequence is MDNRREKKLTFITIGLIFLLSGVEYAVILPTIWSYLQTLDAAPYFLGLVLSAFSLSGLLSGPLFGHWSDRTRSTKKIILFANIFEIVGEXFMYLMGYSKWLLLSSRLVAGIGAGVSSSIXGFLTRSTAXEDRATVFAAFMACRQAGLVIDHLFMCLLWILLQFVVXFLTVDLPPLEKGKARNNXRETTERKRMGLWKIREESDEEXKPLIVSQELMGSYGSVLAFQSTQEHHFLREEVIVLLAAQFVTFFNQTALETMVTPLTQKYFNFGELENSVMYLLGGVVVIAGFLFVRWLSRHVTERVILAIGLCMCNVSCVWCLVFLANPLGGFSWQLTEFIIGVFLQILGLPFVSVAQVSLFSKITAEKTQGFSQGIRRSVGGLATILGPLWAGGLTENMYVMMGMMMVLLALLTMMLVYSYNRLVEPAVQEHMDNSENLN